The Papio anubis isolate 15944 chromosome 1, Panubis1.0, whole genome shotgun sequence genome window below encodes:
- the TEX50 gene encoding testis-expressed protein 50 isoform X2 — protein sequence MSNQGLPLSFSLLLICFFGESFCICDGTIWTKVGWEILPEEVHYWKFKGSPSHRLPYLLDKLCCDFANMDIFQGCLYLIYNLLQALFFILFVLSVHYLWMKWKKHQKKVKGLLAPATTRISRTPAPTRGPPSHQRVEGRKTRAQLGRPLSGAVNHRDCRPHS from the exons ATGTCTAATCAAGGACTACCACTGAGTTTTTCTCTGTTGCTTATCTGCTTCTTTGGGGAGAGTTTCTGCATTTGTGATGGAACTATCTGGACAAAGGTTGGATGGGAGATTCTTCCAGAAGAAGTACATTATTGGAAATTTAAGGGTTCTCCATCTCACCGTCTGCCTTATCTTCTGGATAAACTATGCTGCGACTTTGCTAACATGGATATATTTCAGGGTTGTTTATatctcatttataatttattgcaAGCTCTCTTTTTCATCTTATTTGTTTTGTCTGTGCATTACCTGTGGATGAAATGGAAGAAACACCAAAAAAAG GTCAAAGGTCTCTTAGCACCAGCCACCACTAGAATTTCCAGAACACCAGCACCAACCCGGGGACCACCttctcatcaaagggtggaaggaaggaaaactcgAGCCCAGCTGGGAAGGCCCCTGTCTGGTGCTGTTAATCACCGAGACTGCCGTCCACACAGCTGA
- the TEX50 gene encoding testis-expressed protein 50 isoform X3, which translates to MSNQGLPLSFSLLLICFFGESFCICDGTIWTKVGWEILPEEVHYWKFKGSPSHRLPYLLDKLCCDFANMDIFQGCLYLIYNLLQALFFILFVLSVHYLWMKWKKHQKKLKNQASLEKPGNDLESPFIYNIDKTLYRVATTASAIYKIWDHRSKVS; encoded by the exons ATGTCTAATCAAGGACTACCACTGAGTTTTTCTCTGTTGCTTATCTGCTTCTTTGGGGAGAGTTTCTGCATTTGTGATGGAACTATCTGGACAAAGGTTGGATGGGAGATTCTTCCAGAAGAAGTACATTATTGGAAATTTAAGGGTTCTCCATCTCACCGTCTGCCTTATCTTCTGGATAAACTATGCTGCGACTTTGCTAACATGGATATATTTCAGGGTTGTTTATatctcatttataatttattgcaAGCTCTCTTTTTCATCTTATTTGTTTTGTCTGTGCATTACCTGTGGATGAAATGGAAGAAACACCAAAAAAAG CTGAAAAACCAAGCCTCATTAGAAAAACCTGGTAATGATCTAGAAAGCCCATTCATCTACAACATTGACAAAACACTCTACAGAGTGGCAACCACAGCATCAGCGATATACAAGATCTGGGATCACAG GTCAAAGGTCTCTTAG
- the TEX50 gene encoding testis-expressed protein 50 isoform X1 — translation MSNQGLPLSFSLLLICFFGESFCICDGTIWTKVGWEILPEEVHYWKFKGSPSHRLPYLLDKLCCDFANMDIFQGCLYLIYNLLQALFFILFVLSVHYLWMKWKKHQKKLKNQASLEKPGNDLESPFIYNIDKTLYRVATTASAIYKIWDHRSYHPSSKKIKHCKLKKKSKEEGARRH, via the exons ATGTCTAATCAAGGACTACCACTGAGTTTTTCTCTGTTGCTTATCTGCTTCTTTGGGGAGAGTTTCTGCATTTGTGATGGAACTATCTGGACAAAGGTTGGATGGGAGATTCTTCCAGAAGAAGTACATTATTGGAAATTTAAGGGTTCTCCATCTCACCGTCTGCCTTATCTTCTGGATAAACTATGCTGCGACTTTGCTAACATGGATATATTTCAGGGTTGTTTATatctcatttataatttattgcaAGCTCTCTTTTTCATCTTATTTGTTTTGTCTGTGCATTACCTGTGGATGAAATGGAAGAAACACCAAAAAAAG CTGAAAAACCAAGCCTCATTAGAAAAACCTGGTAATGATCTAGAAAGCCCATTCATCTACAACATTGACAAAACACTCTACAGAGTGGCAACCACAGCATCAGCGATATACAAGATCTGGGATCACAGGTCTTACCATCCTTCCTCTAAGAAAATTAAGCACTGCAAATTAAAGAAGAAGAGTAAAGAAGAAGGAGCCAGAAGACActaa